Part of the Streptomyces sp. WMMC500 genome is shown below.
CCGGGTCCGCATCGCTGCCCCCGCCGGCGGCCGCGCCGGCGCCGCGCCGCCGCGCCGGGCCGCCGCGCCCGACCGGCGCCGGCCCGCCCAGGAGGTGCGCCGGTGACCGCGCTGCAACTGTGGATCGGCGCCCTGACGCTGGTCACGAACGCCTTCTTCGTCGGCGCGGAGTTCGCGATGATCTCCGTACGGCGCAGCCAGATCGAGCCGCAGGCCCGCCGCGGGCACAAGCGTGCCCGCATCACGCTCTACGGCCTGGAGCACCTCTCCGCGATGATGGCCACGGCCCAGCTCGGCATCACCGTCTCCTCGCTGGTGCTGGGCGCGGTCGCGGAACCGGCCATCGCGCACCTGCTGGAGCCCGGCTTCGAGGCGGCGCACGTGCCGTCCGCCGCCGTCCACCCGATCGCGTTCGTGATCGCGCTGACGGTGGCGACGTACCTGCACATGCTCGTCGGCGAGATGATCCCGAAGAACATCGCGCTGGCCGCGCCCGTGCCCACCGTGCTGCTGCTGGGCCCGGCGCTGGTCGCGGTGACCCGCGCGCTGCGCCCGGTGGTCTTCGGCATCAACGCCTTCGCGAACGTGCTGCTGAAGCTGCTGCGGGTGGAGCCGAAGGACGAGGTGGCCGCGGTCTTCACCGACGACCAGCTCGCCCGGATGGTCACCGACGCCAGCCAGGCCGGGCTGCTGGAGCCGGCCGACGGCGAGCGGCTGCGGGACGCGCTGGAGCTGGGCACCCGGCCGGTCGGCGAGATCCTGGTGCCCGCGGGCACCATGACCACCGTCGAGGACACCGTCACCCCGGCGAGGCTGGAGCGGCTGGCCGCCGAGGCGGGCTTCTCCCGCTTCCCGGTCACCGACCGGGGCGGGGCGCTGCTGGGCTACCTGCACATCAAGGACACCCTCGGGGTGACGGAGCGGGACGCGCCGTTCCCGCGCACCGCGCTGCACCCGATGACGCGGGTGGCCATCGACACCCCGCTGGACGACACGCTCACCGCGCTGCGCGGGGCCGGCAGCCACCTGGCCGCGGTCACCGGCGACCAGGGGCGGGTGCTGGGCTTCGTCACGATGGAGGACGTCCTGTCGGAGCTGGTGGGCCCCGCGCCGAGCGCGGCCTGAGCCCCGCCCGCCGGCCCCCGCCCGCCGGTCCCCGCCGGGGGTGCGGGCCGGCGGGCGGCGGCGCCGCGGGGGAAAACCCCTCGTGCGCGGGGACGGGCCGCGGTACGGTCGCGCTCTCGGCGACGGCGGGAGGCGGCACATGCACGGTCGGCCCTCCGGCGTGCCCGCAGGCCCCCCCGTGACCGCGGACGTCCCCGTGCCCGCAGGCGCCCCGGTGCCCGCGGGCGACGGCCTCGCGGCGGGGCCGGAGCTGTTCTGCGACGAGTCCGGCTACGAGGGCGAGAACCTCGTCGGCGGCATCACCGACGTCTTCGCCCACGCCGGCGTGACGGTCCCGGCCGCGGACGCGGCCGACTGCATCCGCGAGCTGCGGGACCGCATCCGCTCCCCCGCGACCGTCTACAAGGCGAACCACCTGCAGCGCGAGAAGCACCGCGGCACGATGGTGTGGTTCCTCGGCCCCGACGGGCCGCTGCCGGGCCGGGCCCGCGTACATCTGACCGAGAAGGCGTTCTTCGCCGTCGCCCGGATCGTGGACCTGCTGGTCTCCGGGACCGACCCGGCGGACGCGCCGGCGATGCTGCGCGGCGCGCACGCCCGCGGCCCGGCGGGCGCGCTGTACCGCGAGGGTCCGCGCCGGTACGGCCGCGAGCGCTGGCGGGCGTTCCTCGCCTCCTTCAACGAGCTGCTGTGGATCAACACCCGCCGCGGCGCGGAGACCTCCGCCGACGGCTTCTTCCGGCTGGCCGACGAGCTGCACCGCGCGGGCGCGCCGGGCGAGGCGGGGCGCCTGCTGGGGCTCGTACGGGGGGCGCGCCCGCGTGCCGACGCGCTGCGCGCGGCGCTCCTGGCGGACCCGCGGACCGTCCCGGCGCTGGACTCGCTGCTGCCGGCGCTGGCCGCGGCGGTCACGTACTGGGGGCGGGAGGGCGCGGCGGTGACCGTCGTGCACGACCGGCAGACGGCGCTGACCGAGGAGCGGGTGGCGCGGCTGTACGAGGTGTGCCGGCCGCCCCGCGCGCACCTGCGCGCGCTGCGCTTCGTCGACGCGGAGACCGACCCGCGGGTGCAGCTCGCCGACTTCCTCGCGGGGATCGCGCGCAAGCGCGCCTCCGACGCGCTGGCCGGGCTCGCCGATCCCGAACTCGACGAGCTGCTGCGCCCGTACGTCGCCCCGGACTCCGCGTGGGGCGACGAGCGGAGCTGGGCGCTGCTCGACCCCGGGCCCGCGCGGCGGGCGGGGCTCACCTCGGCGTGACGGCCAGTCGTACGGCCAGGCCCGCGAAGACCGTGCCGCTGAAGATGTTGAGCCCGCGCGCCAGCCTGCGGCTGCGGCGCAGCGCCCGCGACAGCCGGCCGGAGAGCAGGCCGAGCGTGCCGTCGACGCAGAAGCCGACGACGACGCCGGTGACGCCGAGGACGAGCAACTGCAGCGGCAGGTGGCCGCGGCCGGGGTCCACGAACTGCGGCAGGAACGCGATGTTGAACATGATGACCTTGGGGTTCAGCAGGTTGGTGATCATCCCCTGCCAGAACGCGCGGCGCGGCCCCGGCCCGGTGCGCCGGCCGTCTGCGCCGTCCACGGCCGCGTCCTCGTCGCCGGGCACGGAGCGGTCCCGGAAGGCGCGGACCGCCAGGTAGAGGAGGTAGGCGGCGCCGAGCCAGCGGAGCACGTGGTAGAGGACCGGCAGCGCGCCGAAGAGCGCGGAGAGCC
Proteins encoded:
- a CDS encoding hemolysin family protein → MTALQLWIGALTLVTNAFFVGAEFAMISVRRSQIEPQARRGHKRARITLYGLEHLSAMMATAQLGITVSSLVLGAVAEPAIAHLLEPGFEAAHVPSAAVHPIAFVIALTVATYLHMLVGEMIPKNIALAAPVPTVLLLGPALVAVTRALRPVVFGINAFANVLLKLLRVEPKDEVAAVFTDDQLARMVTDASQAGLLEPADGERLRDALELGTRPVGEILVPAGTMTTVEDTVTPARLERLAAEAGFSRFPVTDRGGALLGYLHIKDTLGVTERDAPFPRTALHPMTRVAIDTPLDDTLTALRGAGSHLAAVTGDQGRVLGFVTMEDVLSELVGPAPSAA
- a CDS encoding LysE family translocator, translating into MVDMSLLAAFVAAIFVLSITPGPDMMFIVAMGGRGGSGMGVMAAAGVACGMLVHACAAALGLSALFGALPVLYHVLRWLGAAYLLYLAVRAFRDRSVPGDEDAAVDGADGRRTGPGPRRAFWQGMITNLLNPKVIMFNIAFLPQFVDPGRGHLPLQLLVLGVTGVVVGFCVDGTLGLLSGRLSRALRRSRRLARGLNIFSGTVFAGLAVRLAVTPR
- a CDS encoding DUF3800 domain-containing protein; this translates as MHGRPSGVPAGPPVTADVPVPAGAPVPAGDGLAAGPELFCDESGYEGENLVGGITDVFAHAGVTVPAADAADCIRELRDRIRSPATVYKANHLQREKHRGTMVWFLGPDGPLPGRARVHLTEKAFFAVARIVDLLVSGTDPADAPAMLRGAHARGPAGALYREGPRRYGRERWRAFLASFNELLWINTRRGAETSADGFFRLADELHRAGAPGEAGRLLGLVRGARPRADALRAALLADPRTVPALDSLLPALAAAVTYWGREGAAVTVVHDRQTALTEERVARLYEVCRPPRAHLRALRFVDAETDPRVQLADFLAGIARKRASDALAGLADPELDELLRPYVAPDSAWGDERSWALLDPGPARRAGLTSA